The DNA sequence TGCTGTGAATCAGATTTGTCATCTGAAACTCTTGGATTACCGAGATAGCTGAACCATCCGAGAAGTGCTGCACCTAAAGCACCACCAGCATCTCCAGCAGCAGGCTGAATCCAGATGTTTTCGAAAGGACCTTCTCGCAATAACTTTCCATTTGCTACACAGTTCAATGCAACCCCGCCGGCAAGGACTAAGTTTTTCATTCCGGTTTCTTTGTAAACATGGTTCCCCATTTTCAAAACGATTTCTTCCGTCACTTCCTGCAGAGAACGAGCAAGATCCATATCTTTTTGTGTAAGTTTTGTTTCGGGTACTCTCGGTGGTCCTCCAAACAACTTATTGAACTTCTCATTTGTCATAGTAAGACCCTGGCAGTAATTAAAGTATTTCATATTCATCCGGAATGAACCATCATCTTTCACATCAATCAGGTGATCATAGATAAGTTTTTTGTATTTTGGTTCGCCGTAAGGCGCAAGACCCATTACTTTATACTCGCCTGAGTTAACTTTGAATCCGGTGTAATAAGTAAATGCAGAATATAAAAGACCAAGTGAATGAGGAAATTTTATGTCTGCCCAAAGTTCAATTGAATTTTCTTTACCAATTCCATAACTGCTCGTCGTCCATTCACCAACTCCGTCCATTGTAAGTATTGCGGCTTCTTTGTAAGGAGAAGGAAAGAATGCAGAAGCAGCATGTGATTCGTGATGTTCCGGAAATATTATTTTTCCTTCATATCCGAGTTCTTTTTTTATTAATTCCTTCATCCACAATTTTTCCTTTATCCATAAAGGCATCGCTTTGATGAAAGATTTTATTCCAATCGGTGCGAAAGTAAGATAGGTTTCAAGAAGCCGTTCAAATTTTAAAAATGGCTTATCATAAAAAGCTACAAGATCAAGATCGTTAGCCTTGATACCGGCATAATCCAAACAAAATTTAATTGCGTTATGCGGGAATCGATGATCATGTTTTTTCCTGGAGAATCTTTCTTCCTGAGCAGCAGCTAAAATTACTCCATCTTTCACAATGCAGGCAGCGCTATCGTGATAGTAAGCTGAAATTCCAAGTATGTAGATGCTTTTATCGTTCAAGAGAAATTCTTTAAAATCAATTTATGGTGATAGTGTTTCCTGTTCCTGCCATTTTTTAAACCACAAAAAATTTGGTGTTGTCATTGGCACGGCAAGCAACTTTCCGCCAAAACCAAAATACCTGTATATCACGGTAGTTGTGTTAAGCACTTTTACTGAACTCAAATTTTCAGTATTAATCTGCAAATCATACTTATTTGCCAGTTCAACTGTTTTGTTGATTATTTGCTCGCTGTATTTTTTAAGTCTTAGTTCCTGCTTAACTGCTGCTTTGACTGACTCAAAACTATCAGAGACAAAAGCACGATTTTCTTTCCGGTCAATCAATTCAAATAATGAGTAGCCCTCAGGAACTTTAATAGGTCCATACATCTCTCCTATTTTCATTACAGCAGCCTTCTGCCCGATTTCGCCATACTCGCTTACGGGAAAGAATCCCAATTCGCCATTATTATTTTTTGCTTCTTGCCTAATTGTAAACTTAACAGCAAGCTCTCTGAATTCTTTTCCATTATTTAGTTCATCAAGCACTTGTTTGATAACATCAAGGTCTTCAGTTAAAAGCTCAAGAATTTTCACTTCAACAATTGATAATTCAGCTTGATTCTTTTCAAGGTAATACTTATTTGCTTCTTCATCAGTGACTTTAATTTCATCTGCTATTTTTTTACGGAGTGATTCCGAAAGATAATACGAACTCCACATTTTTAAAGATCGCTGAACTTCTGGTGAATTCTGAAGTCTTCTCTTGTATCCTTCTGCTGATAAAAGTTCGTGCTCAATAAAATTTTTAATTGCGAAGTTCAACCTACCTTTAATATGATTTTCTTCGAGTGAGTCTACATACATTTTCTCTATTGATAACTCCTGCAGAAAATCATTTATTGTTGCTGACTGATCATTAATTTTTACAAATTCTGCATTCAGTAAATCTGATTCTAATTTGCTTTCAATTCTGTACAGATCATCTGGCATCAAATATATTTTATTACTTTCTTGTACATCTTCTTTCTGATTTTTACCCT is a window from the bacterium genome containing:
- a CDS encoding carbamoyltransferase, translating into MYILGISAYYHDSAACIVKDGVILAAAQEERFSRKKHDHRFPHNAIKFCLDYAGIKANDLDLVAFYDKPFLKFERLLETYLTFAPIGIKSFIKAMPLWIKEKLWMKELIKKELGYEGKIIFPEHHESHAASAFFPSPYKEAAILTMDGVGEWTTSSYGIGKENSIELWADIKFPHSLGLLYSAFTYYTGFKVNSGEYKVMGLAPYGEPKYKKLIYDHLIDVKDDGSFRMNMKYFNYCQGLTMTNEKFNKLFGGPPRVPETKLTQKDMDLARSLQEVTEEIVLKMGNHVYKETGMKNLVLAGGVALNCVANGKLLREGPFENIWIQPAAGDAGGALGAALLGWFSYLGNPRVSDDKSDSQQGSYLGPEYSEGYIHSFIQSSNLVAKKYQEDELIKILAGLIAEEKVVGWFDGRMEFGPRALGARSIIGDARSPKMQALMNIKIKFREGFRPFAPSVLFEKVSEYFEFEKESPYMLQVADVKKERRIKMTEDEDNLWGIDKLNVVRSDIPAITHVDYSARLQTVHKETNPRYHRLIEEFEKHTGCAVIINTSFNVRGEPIVCTPEDAYKCFMRTNIDYLVLGNYLLSKEDQKPLEKDTDWKKEFALD
- a CDS encoding peptidyl-prolyl cis-trans isomerase; the protein is MHKIFIVIILLFSAFGISGQTDESNVLAKMGNEIITESEFIERYELTPQLYAGIKGGEENFKREVLYSIIAERLWALEAVELGLNDSELMKTTYKAIEKMYVRDALYKQEVLSKVNLSDQYLIEAFRRNSLSLNLHYIFSKDENEINNIYQQLVSGSDFYSVFLKRPESSLQEKPYVVSYGQMDKNVEDQLYQLQVGEFTSPLKAPNGWYIFRLLSTDQKIIENVKQAEEQQNYVLKVAEATLTDSIYKDFYSRFFEEAKAETNKELFLKLSNIVIDVLKGKNQKEDVQESNKIYLMPDDLYRIESKLESDLLNAEFVKINDQSATINDFLQELSIEKMYVDSLEENHIKGRLNFAIKNFIEHELLSAEGYKRRLQNSPEVQRSLKMWSSYYLSESLRKKIADEIKVTDEEANKYYLEKNQAELSIVEVKILELLTEDLDVIKQVLDELNNGKEFRELAVKFTIRQEAKNNNGELGFFPVSEYGEIGQKAAVMKIGEMYGPIKVPEGYSLFELIDRKENRAFVSDSFESVKAAVKQELRLKKYSEQIINKTVELANKYDLQINTENLSSVKVLNTTTVIYRYFGFGGKLLAVPMTTPNFLWFKKWQEQETLSP